A portion of the Pedobacter cryoconitis genome contains these proteins:
- the lepA gene encoding translation elongation factor 4 has translation MKHIRNFCIIAHIDHGKSTLADRLLEYTNTITQRESQAQLLDDMDLERERGITIKSHAIQMDYVQDGQPYILNLIDTPGHVDFSYEVSRSIAACEGALLIVDASQGIQAQTISNLYLALEHDLEIIPILNKMDLPGAMPEEVKDQIIELIGCKREEIIPASGKTGQGVHDILRAIVERVPAPKGNPEGELQALIFDSVFDSFRGIVAYFKVLNGEIRKKDKVKFVATGKEYIAEEVGTLKLKQSPKDVIKTGDVGYIISGIKEAREVKVGDTITHKDRPSSEPIKGFEEVKPMVFAGIYPVDTDEFEDLREAMHKLQLNDASIVFEPESSAALGFGFRCGFLGMLHMEIIQERLEREFDMTVITTVPNVSYQAMTTKGELIIVNNPSDLPDPSKMEYVEEPYIKANIITKSEFVGPVMSLCIQKRGIIVNQSYLTSDRVELVFEIPMGEIVFDFYDRLKTISKGYASFDYHQIGYRKSDLVRLDILLNAEPVDALSSLIHRSNSYDFGKRICEKLRELIPRQQFEIIIQASIGAKIIARETVKALRKDVTAKCYGGDISRKRKLLEKQKKGKKRMRQVGNVEIPQTAFMAVLKLD, from the coding sequence ATGAAGCACATACGTAATTTTTGCATAATTGCACACATTGACCACGGTAAGAGTACCTTGGCCGACCGTTTACTTGAATACACAAATACCATTACCCAGAGAGAGTCTCAGGCTCAGTTATTGGATGATATGGATTTGGAGCGCGAACGCGGTATTACCATTAAAAGCCATGCTATCCAAATGGACTATGTTCAGGATGGACAACCTTATATATTAAATTTAATTGACACTCCCGGACACGTAGATTTTTCTTATGAAGTTTCCCGTTCAATTGCAGCCTGCGAAGGTGCTTTATTGATCGTAGATGCTTCACAAGGTATACAGGCCCAAACTATTTCCAACCTTTATTTAGCACTGGAGCATGATTTAGAAATCATCCCTATTTTAAATAAAATGGACTTGCCTGGTGCTATGCCAGAAGAGGTCAAAGATCAGATTATTGAACTGATTGGCTGTAAGAGAGAAGAAATCATCCCGGCTTCAGGTAAAACTGGTCAGGGTGTTCACGATATACTTCGTGCTATCGTTGAGCGTGTACCTGCACCTAAAGGAAATCCTGAAGGTGAATTACAGGCACTGATCTTCGACTCTGTTTTTGATTCGTTCCGTGGTATTGTTGCTTATTTCAAAGTATTAAACGGAGAAATCCGTAAAAAAGACAAAGTGAAATTTGTAGCTACCGGCAAGGAATATATTGCAGAGGAAGTAGGTACTTTAAAATTAAAACAATCTCCTAAAGATGTCATCAAAACTGGTGATGTAGGTTATATTATTTCTGGTATTAAAGAAGCCAGAGAGGTAAAAGTAGGCGATACGATTACACATAAAGACAGACCAAGTTCTGAGCCGATCAAAGGTTTTGAAGAGGTTAAGCCCATGGTATTTGCCGGTATTTATCCGGTAGACACGGATGAGTTTGAAGACTTAAGAGAAGCCATGCACAAATTGCAGCTGAATGATGCTTCAATTGTCTTTGAGCCTGAATCTTCAGCAGCATTAGGCTTTGGTTTCCGTTGCGGATTCCTTGGCATGTTACACATGGAGATTATCCAGGAGCGTTTAGAGCGTGAATTTGACATGACAGTAATTACTACTGTTCCCAATGTATCTTATCAGGCGATGACGACCAAAGGTGAGCTGATTATTGTAAATAATCCATCAGATCTTCCTGATCCAAGTAAAATGGAGTATGTAGAAGAACCTTATATCAAAGCAAACATCATTACCAAATCTGAGTTTGTTGGCCCGGTAATGTCTCTTTGTATTCAGAAAAGAGGAATTATCGTGAATCAATCTTATCTGACTTCTGACCGTGTGGAACTTGTTTTTGAGATTCCTATGGGAGAAATTGTATTTGATTTTTATGATCGTTTGAAAACTATCTCTAAGGGATATGCTTCTTTTGATTATCATCAGATTGGTTACCGCAAGTCTGATCTGGTTAGATTGGATATCCTGTTAAATGCAGAACCAGTTGATGCTTTATCCTCGTTAATCCACCGCAGTAATTCTTACGATTTCGGAAAAAGGATCTGTGAGAAACTGAGAGAATTAATTCCGCGTCAGCAGTTCGAGATTATTATCCAGGCTTCTATTGGGGCTAAAATTATCGCCAGAGAAACTGTAAAAGCTTTACGTAAGGATGTAACCGCTAAATGTTACGGTGGTGATATTTCACGTAAGCGTAAACTGTTGGAGAAACAGAAAAAAGGTAAAAAACGTATGCGTCAGGTAGGTAACGTGGAAATTCCACAAACTGCATTTATGGCGGTACTTAAATTAGATTAA